The Toxorhynchites rutilus septentrionalis strain SRP chromosome 1, ASM2978413v1, whole genome shotgun sequence genome contains the following window.
AAGAGGACGATCAATCATCAAATGACCCGGGGTGAGCGCTTCTAAATCAGTTGGATTACTGGAGTGTGCATATAATGGTCTCGAATTTAGTATGGCTTCTATTTGGCATAGGAGggtggaaaattcgaaaattgtcaGAGATGTAGATTTGTACACGCGTTTCAACACCGACTTTACACTTTTTACTCCTGCTTCCCAGAGACCGCCAAAGTGTGGTGCTCTAGGTGGTATTGTTTTCCATTCGATCTCTTTTACTTGACATAATTCAAAAATGTGCTTTTGcattctctctctcttgaacatttgatacAGCTCGTGCAATTCCGCTTTTGCTCCTATGAAGTTACTTCCATTATCACTGTATACTGTTTCAGGAATACCACGACGTGAAATGAAGCGCTGGAACGCCGTCAGAAAGGCTTCGGATGACAAGTTTTCTACCGCTTCTAGATGCATCGATTTCgtaaccatacatacaaatatacATATATAACCTTTTACAGGAATCGCTCTTCGTGTTGATTGTTTAACAAATATAGGTCCAGCAAAATCTATTCCAACTGTTTGGAAGGTAGGCGCAGCATGAATTCGGTATGATGGCAAATCACCCATTTGCTGATCTATGGTGATTGGTTGGGTTTTAAAACATATTACACAACTTCTTATAACCTTTCGAACTGTGGACTTTGCATTAATGAGCCAAAATTGTTGTCGCATTATATTGATCACGCCAGATGCTCCGATGTGTAGATTTTCTCTGTGTATTGAGGCTATTAACTTGTGCGTTATTGCATTTTTATCTGGCAGAATTAATTGGTGTCTTGCATCGTATGGAAGACTTGCTCGGTGAATTCGTCCTCCCACACGGAGTAATTCATTTTGAATGAATGGTTTCAAACTGCTGAGACGATGATTGTTTTCCCCTGATTTCACACACTCAATTTCATAGGAGAGTTCGTGAGATTGTATCGCACACACTATGTTATACATTGCCTTTCGCAATTCGAGGATGGTAGGGTACAATGACGTTGTTCTTTCGTTTCGGTTTTTGCGACAATTTGTTATAAATCGTAATACGTATGCTATGATTCGCTGCGTTTTTCTGAATGATTCATATTTAGTGAGGACGTTGAACTCTGCATACTTCATTATTGTATGCACTGATATTGTTGGCTTTAATTCTGGAATATCGCAATCTAAAAGCGTCTCAGGGATTTCGAATTGATACGTTGCGTTTTGGAGAAATTTCGGTCCGTTCCACCACATATTATTTGTAGCTAACTTAGCAACTGTTTGTCCTCGCGACACTATATCCGCTGGATTCTGAGAACTGCTGATATATTTCCATTCATAATGGTCGTTAGAGTTAATTTCACTGACTCTGTTTCGAACATATACTTGAAGATTATTCAAAGGTTTGCGAATCCAAGCCAAAGTTACTTGACTATCAGACCATAAGGTGATTGACTTAAAGTTTAACTTCATTGCCTTAGCTATCTTGGTTACTAGACGTGAAAGTAACAATGCTGCAAGAAGTTCCATTCTTGGGATACTCAATGGGGCGATTGGTGCGATTTTTGATTTGCTACTAAGAAGTTTCGTGCTAGCAGTTCCATTCGAATGTACAGAACGAATGTAAACACATGCACCGTACGCTACTTGTGATGCATCGGCAAATCCGTGTAGTTCATATGACATTGCATTGTAACACATTGCTGATCTTGGAATGCGAATTTCATAAACAGCTGTTAGAGAAAGTTGAAATTCCCTCCATCGCTCATGAAGTGGTTCAGGCAATTCGTCATCCCAATTTAgttgttctttccataaatcttGCATAACAATCTTTGCACTAACAATAACTGGAGATATCAGTCCAATTGGATCAAATATTCTGGCGATGACTGAAAGTACTTGTCGCTTTGTTGGatgttcaatattttcgaaGTTCTGTGTTACAAATATGAGTTCGTCTGTATGAGGATTCCACATCAAGCCAAGCGTTTTAATAACTTCATTGGCACCACAATCTCCAATGGAGATGAACGTATCTCTGTCGTCATGTGGAACTGTATCTAAAAGCTGGGAATCATTGGATGACCATTTGTGAAGATGCATACCTCCGCATCGTAGGAGCCCACATAATTGTCTTTGCATTTCCATGGCTTCATGAAAGTTATTAGATCCAAACAATGTATTGTCAACGTAAAAATCATCCTCAATGATTTTAGAGGCAAGTGGAAATCTTTCGCTTTCATCACGAGCTAACTGTAAAAGTGCCCTAGTTGCAAGAAAGGGGGCTGATGCAGTTCCGTATGTAACAGTGGATAACTCTAATACCCGTAGTCGTTGATTAGGGTCTTTTCTCCAGAAGATTCGCTGCATCGGTGTATGAGTATGGTCCACGATTATCTGCCTATACATTTTGGCGATGTCAGCACTAAGAACGTACTTGTATCTACGAAATCGTAAAACTATTGATAGCAAATCGGATTGCACTGTAGGCCCTGTCATTAGGCAATCATTAAGCGAACATCCCCTCACCTTTGCTGATGCATCGAACACTACTCTACACTTTGTAGTTGAGTTGGAAGGGCGAATTACGGCATGATGAGGAAGATaccattttcgtaaatttggagcATCCTCCGATTCCTGTATTTCTTTGCAATGATTGAGagcttcatattcttcaatgaATGCATCGTATTGAGCTTTTAGCTCAGGTTGTCGACAAAGTTTGGTTTCAAGTAAATAAAAACGGCGTAGGGCTAACGAGCGTGAGTCAGGGAACTGGATGTTGTTGTTTTTTAACGGTAGCTCAACAATATATCGACCAGAGACGTCTCTTCTATGTGTAGTTTGAAAGTTCTGTTCACACATTTCTTCTTCTGATGTGGTTTCTGTTTCGGGATGAATACTCTCGGTCTCCCAAAATTTTTGAATCAGGTCTCCGAGTGGATCTGAATGTACGACATGTGATTGTAAAACTGTTGATGGATATgcattttcgataaattttccACCCAACAGCCATCCTAATTTTGAGTCGTGCATGTCAGGGAGATTCTCAGAGATCTTCAGATACCCTGGTTTGAGCAACTCATAGAAGTGATCCATGCCAATTAATAAGTCGATTGGGCCAGATTGATGGAAAAGAGGATCAGCGAGATCAATTCCTGGAGGGATTTCCCAACATTCAATGTTAATAGACTTGCCGGGGATATGACCGGTTATCTGTTGTGCCACCAGACAATGTAGGAAAAAAGAATAGTCTCGGCATTTCGAACGAACTTGCACAATTGCTTTCTCCTTGAGAGTGGTTCTTGTGCTACCAATACCCGAAATAGGAATATTCACTTCTTCTACCTGAATGTTTAAATCTGTAGCCATGGATTTGGTTATGACCTGTGAACCGCTATCGATAAGGGCTCTGCATTGATGAGGATGTTCGTCACGATCAATGATGTCGACTAGAGCAGTCAGTAATAACACCTGACTTGTCTGAAGCTGTGGTTTTACTGGAACTCTGGAATGAGAAGCGTTGACTGGAGTGTTGTCCTGGGGAGTCTCGAAGGTTGTGATGTGTCCTTCCTGATGTAGTAATGTATGGTGTTTCCGTTGACATTTCGAACAAGTCTTCTTAGATGGGCAATTAGTTGCCCGATGTCCGCTTCGCAAACAATTGAAGCACACGTTTTGCTGTTTTACTTTTTCATGACGCTGCTTCACCGGAAGCCCATTAAATTCTGGGCACTGGAACGAATAATGCTTGCTGCTACAGAACTCACAACTATTTGTTGGCAATGTTGACGTTGCTGCATTTGCTCTTAATGATGATGATTTCACAGTAGCACGTTGAGGTTCGGAATGCGTAGTAGATTTCCGGCATCTCTCAAGAACCGAAGCGTGTTCCTTGAGAAAGATAATTGTTCGATGATATGTGGGCAACTCACCTTTTTTCATCGTCGATTCCCACAGCTTTCGTGTATTACCGTCCAGAGCGCGTGAAATGAGAAATACAACAAGGCTTTCCGACACTCCAGTGAGTTCTTGCCCCAAgtgttttaaattttcaatatgGGAGTCGAATTTTTCTATTATTCCTTGAAGTTCGATGTGGTTCTCGTTCACCATGCGCTTTACTTCTAGAATGCCTTCAAGATGTCGATCAATCAGCCGCCGCTTGTCCGCATATCGCTCCTCCAAAATTTTCCAAGCATACTCATAATTACCGTCACTGATCGTTTTTGCATCGATCAGTCCGGCTGCATCTCCAATGAGTGCCTTCTCTAGATGGTAGAGTTTGATGCGTGGTAACTCATTGCTTCTATCGATTATGTCTTTGAACATAACCTTGAATTTTTCCCAATTTTCGAACTGTCCATCGAAAGTTGGTACGACCCGAGGGAGTGGTTGTTGAACTACGACCGGCTGTTGGATATTGTGAAGCTGCGGTGCGGTGAATGCATTTATGTTCTCCATACATGTTTGCAGATGGATGGCCACTTCATCATATAGATCGCAAAACGAGATGTGCTGTTGGTCCTGCTCTTGCCGTTTGTCGGATGGGAGTTTGGTAATTATTTCCTGATGCCATTTCATGAAGTTGCTGTGAGCATTTTCTGCGTTGCTTTTATACACCTTGATTTGCGCTAGTGTTAACTCTGTTTGCTCCATTCTCGCAACCGTGATTGTATCTTTAATTCTGCTGATTACCCGCAAAGCCGTTCCACGGTTATGCATTAGCGAGTCAATTTCTTCGGTGACACTTGATTCTTCCGCCTTGGCGGATGTTTTCGCTGGTGTTCTCTTCGTCATTTTGCTCACTTTGCTTGAATGATTGTCCGTTATTCAAATGCCTtagcaatgtttgtttgtttttgtttttcttaacTTCActtcaaaaacttttttgttgattttcttctatttttttttttttttttttttttttttttttacaccaTGTTCCACTGCACTACTCTATACCCAATTTGTTGCTCGTAACTGTTAAGCGATCTGTGTGTTGCTGTGTTTTGCTGGTCACCAATCTGGTTTGAAGGACCAAAtgttccgtctgctgggaactAGGGGTGGACTGTATGTAGGAAGCGTTGTTCCACTCTTGGACACAACGGGTGCATGGAAGGAACCCTCGTGTTCCTCACGCCTTAATCTACGGGTGGGAGCCCCAATGGCTCCGCTCCGTGCATGGAAAACTCTCTACATGCTCTGAAAAGAGCATTTTTTACTCTTTCGGAAATGCTTGAATAAACTCTTCTTAACCTTGATGGATTTTGGGTTTGAGTAGTGCGAGATGGAGACATGGGTTATGCTTTATTTACACTGCTTTCATTATAATTATTCACTGAATGTTTAAATACACTAAAATTCACTCGCTGCTGTTGCTGATGTTATATTCCTCCCTCTGCTGCTGACGCAGTACAGCCGCTGATGCAATGCTGCTTCTTCGTATCTTTTCTTCCTCTGCCACTTCTGCTGACGTGACACTGGATCTGATGCAATGCTGTTTGTTATTTTTCTTGCTCTGCCACTACTGCTGACATCCTAATGCCGCTGGTTCAATTCTGCTGCTATTTATTCCGTTAATGTTCACCTTTCCTTGTTGCTTGTCACACGGTCGAGATCAAACTGAATAATTTTCGCTGTTGGTGCCGCTTCTTATATACCCTCATTTGGGTAAGTGCATTGTGACGAAACTAAAGTGGGCGTGGCTTACGAAACGAATACTTTTCAGTGCGCTTCTCGGACTGAACactaagctaattgaacagatctgtgatgcaacacgtttaattagacatttttacctctagttggacatttttgtaaacattgagttcggggcccaaattatggccccacattgaaagtcgcccccagtcgcaaatgtccaattactggtcaaaacctgtcaaaaccgactccaatgcgacactaagTGGTGCCTCaacatatcgctttataagtaacttattgtattttttatgctaacatatctcttagctccaaatttctgagtgaaaatcattcgcgactagttgaaagaattattctatttattattattattgcataagggtcggactacggggtttaagcatttaaataattgaattcaatgattctcattgaatttttcaaaatttagaactgattctaggcatgctgatttgaaagagggcattgcaatttaaaattgttgtaggtggcgacaccatgaataaaattaaataaatcattcgtttggcatttgacgtgacggtgctggtggaggcattgactgcatgtgtgaattggtggagacgttgacggagcgtagacgttcttctccgtaacgtgctatgtgaatcgcacattattctGGAAGCCACCTAACTTTTTAGCTCCTATTGATTATCGagtcgataacaaatgaggacacgacttcaaatctcacctagtgacgaACTATACTCACGCCgttcgcctacgggaatgcaaACATTTGAcccatctcacgtcattcgccgcgtggaataagggAGTTtgtctttgaataaataccaataacgcctaaaaatacataaTAGCAATATAAAAGAGTCTGTGAGTACACGAGTTgcgatttttcgcgcgagtacagaagagttgaagaaatttttaaactggtgagaaaactttctcataaattgaataaaatattgttGTATACAGGTGGTTAGGTAActgattcggaatatttttcctgagtattttttttttaaatttggctTTGAACCATACGTATGATTCCAACTTGAATTCCCATCCCTTATTCTAAGACGccattttagtatttttgtatgaACAATATTCAAGTAATTTAACCTTCGTTCATTTTTCAAACAGGACAAATTTATTCACGTTCTTGAATGACAGATGACGCTACGTTCACTTCATCGAACATTCACTCCTACATGcacaagtaacctcaattcgtctAAAGCCAGGCGCAATGACGTTGACTGGAAGCCTTTTACGAATGAGCacaatctatctatctatctatctatatataaaaatggatttctgtctgtctgtctgattcttatggactcggaaactactgaaccgatcaacatgaaaattggtatgtaggggtttttgggcccggggaaggttctcgtgatagtttgagacccctcccccctctctaagggggagggggttgccatacaaatgaaacacatatttctgcataactcgagaactaatcaaacaaatggaaccaaattaagcatatggaggttatagggtgcaataaatgttcctatgatggtTACACTgcccacccccctctttaagggggggctgccatacaaatgaaacacaaatttctgcattactcgggaattattcaagcaaatgaaaccaaattaggcatattgaggttttagggtgcaataaatgttcatatgatggttagactctccacccccctctttaagggggggctgccatacaaatgaaacacaaatttctgcattactcgggaattattcaaacaaatgaaaccaaattaggcatattgaggttttagggtgcaataaatgttcataTGATGTTTAGACTccccacccccctctttaaggggagggacgccatacaaatgaaacacaaatttctgcattactcgagaattaatcaagcaaacgaaaccaagttTAGCAAgcgaagattttagggtgcagtaaatgtttttacggtggttagatactcctccaccCTCTCTTGGGGGGAGgggtgtctgccatacaaatgaaacacaaatttctgcattacgttTGCCATTTACCACAAtcaaatgccatacaaatgaaacacaaatttctgcattactcgagaaatcatcaagcaaatgaaacaaaattttgcatgtgaaggttttagggtgcaataaatgtttctatggtagttagactctccccctctctaaggggggctgccatacaaatgaaacacaaatttctgcattactgtttatgagaaatgtttctattatggtatgacacccctctctcctctggaatggagaggagatcccataaaaatattacacataaatcaaccaaaaatatttcagccaaacatgacaattgaaaattttctgaaaactctgaaggaaaaagggaaagttcggaaaattaaattgacATATGTTCTACAAGTACATAGTGACAAGGACTGTTAGTCCACTTGATGTTtatgctaacgaaattgatctttgtacgaaactggaaatggattttaatgtgatgaaacgcactcctatatcttcttctatctatacccaaaaaaaaaggatcgccagacgtgttgataagagcagaactcgaggaaggaattgtccgatttagggctgtctttattctatcatattttctgtataaaacatttattccatgtaacggagaaacatgttatttacaagtggttgaaaaatcttgaacgagaattgtgtctgaaaataatctgatattataatgatgagttttgttagaaatattaggaattttatagtaaaaagtaaattcaacggagacgaatagaagattaatcaatgaacagttctgcgattggacccatgaacttgctaatagtaagaaaacgtgaatgtttgaaggtattgttaaaaaaaacaaatttttggcggaacgaagtttgccgggtcagctagtgaattaTAGAAAAACTTCAGATCACTCGCTcgaattacaaaatgacaataacGCTGTtatcatcaatcctgataaaacaccATCAGGAGAGGAAAGCACGTGtgaggctgtccacataccacttgGAAATGAAAGGCACGATTTTggacaccccctccccctccgtggacaagcgtggacattttctataCGCCTCTACAAGTTGTTGTGTTTTTTCaccaaaaaaatagaaatgctgaaaattttgctgaaaaaaaaattgggaatgtgtttgaattGCGCTTAAATGCCACTCTGAGTTTGTTTTCTATTCTATGTTTTTATATCGATAGAAATGTTGGCTTTATTGATAGTAGATGTTTGTTATTAatcctttgattttttcctcaaccCGCGAAGTTATTTGTATCGCTGTTAGGTTTCTTCTAAGTTCCATTTTCGTTATCATAAACCGATGTAAGCTGGCTGaactgtttgagttttcaagaAATGagacaaaaaaatcaaagatcTTGGTATTAGTATTCAGCTATTGGAAATCTTCGGGGAAAACTGAATATTGAACCAAAACAGTAGGagtacaaaaattgaaatacatgTTATCACGTTTTTAAGATATAAACATGTTGTGTTGTGTCGTGTGGTTTGGCTCGTTCATCTCTCGAACTGCCGCTCATGCTAGTAGACGTTGGTCAGTGCCTAATATCTGATGCCGTTCACTTAACTGATCCGCAAATTCGTCATTCTATCAACCCCTTAGTGTATTATTTAATACATCATAACTCAAGTGATGATTCTACTTGATTTCACAACACCATCAACGAAAAACTTTTACCAGCGTCTGAACAAATGACAATATCTGATAATAGCGGGTGGAATAACTCCAAGCATTTTTACCGGACCGACAAAGAAATATGAGGTTTGACATTATTCTAATGGAAGAGTACGTCATTTTGGTCAATTTTCAACGTTGATCGCTGATTCGTTAAGTTGCTAACTGTTCTTGTAGAAATTTATCGACTGGTAATTTGTTAAATAAAGATACATTTCGCTTCCCCAACGATTTTCCTTGTCGCTCAACATTTGTGATTAACTTATTGATCGCCAGCcacgatttgcttcaaaacTGCGAATTTTCATTCCGTTCGTAAAGCTAGTCGTTGATTGAGATGCGATCCATTGAATGTATTAGGGTCAAGTATTGTAAAATCCATACATTCTAGCGTTTCACGTAACCAAGTTTCATCAGGTGCTCATGAACATAGATAGTCGTAATAAATTCAATTAATATGGCATGACTGTGGATTATTTTTTACAATCATCAGTGGCGATACGAACTTTCTGGACAACCCAATAGAAGCGTGTTCcagaaaatattacatttcaaCAAAGACGAACAGCGCTGCTTGGGAAACTACTTCAGAGATACGGTCTGTGCCCCTATGGAGGAATTTGttgttcgtggttcattctcacAAAACCTTGGAAGTTCTTAAAAAACAGAATGTCACAAGATTCAACATGTTTCGCTGGCGTCTTCATACTGCCGCAATACATGATCCTTCAAaaccaatgaaaataaatcgatgTCTCTCAGTTCATATACGTTACTCTCAAAATACAAATCTCAGCAAAGAAGATCAACGATATAAAGAAAATATTCGACCTGGTAGCACTAACAAACAGCTCAACACTTTTATTGGTAAACAGGGATAAATTTCTTGGAAATGCAGCATAGATTTCATATATTATTGAACACagcagatatttttttcaaaatattcattgcacgTGCCCACGTGAACATTGCCGtgaacaagcgtggacattttcgtagccatgcatccctgg
Protein-coding sequences here:
- the LOC129780320 gene encoding uncharacterized protein LOC129780320, with the translated sequence MTKRTPAKTSAKAEESSVTEEIDSLMHNRGTALRVISRIKDTITVARMEQTELTLAQIKVYKSNAENAHSNFMKWHQEIITKLPSDKRQEQDQQHISFCDLYDEVAIHLQTCMENINAFTAPQLHNIQQPVVVQQPLPRVVPTFDGQFENWEKFKVMFKDIIDRSNELPRIKLYHLEKALIGDAAGLIDAKTISDGNYEYAWKILEERYADKRRLIDRHLEGILEVKRMVNENHIELQGIIEKFDSHIENLKHLGQELTGVSESLVVFLISRALDGNTRKLWESTMKKGELPTYHRTIIFLKEHASVLERCRKSTTHSEPQRATVKSSSLRANAATSTLPTNSCEFCSSKHYSFQCPEFNGLPVKQRHEKVKQQNVCFNCLRSGHRATNCPSKKTCSKCQRKHHTLLHQEGHITTFETPQDNTPVNASHSRVPVKPQLQTSQVLLLTALVDIIDRDEHPHQCRALIDSGSQVITKSMATDLNIQVEEVNIPISGIGSTRTTLKEKAIVQELISLILFSINLAQSTY